A single window of Bradyrhizobium elkanii USDA 76 DNA harbors:
- the tnpA gene encoding IS66-like element accessory protein TnpA codes for MITPEELLRLETVGVLRNGRRRYDPASKQRLVEACLQPGVSLAGLALQHGVNANLLRKWVAKRQRQNGDGQPEAPIAPAFVPVRAPSPSPTRSAGAIAVCATERSCAGRLTASMPNGVTLSLEGGDAQLLSAVIEALGRCDVPAGV; via the coding sequence ATGATCACTCCAGAAGAACTTTTGAGACTTGAGACGGTCGGCGTGTTGCGCAATGGGCGGCGTCGCTATGATCCGGCCAGCAAACAGCGGCTGGTCGAGGCCTGTCTGCAGCCTGGCGTGTCGCTGGCGGGGCTGGCGTTGCAACACGGCGTGAACGCGAACCTGCTGCGCAAATGGGTGGCCAAGCGACAACGTCAGAACGGGGATGGCCAGCCGGAGGCGCCGATTGCGCCAGCCTTTGTTCCGGTTCGCGCGCCGTCGCCGTCGCCAACTCGATCTGCTGGCGCGATCGCGGTTTGCGCGACGGAGCGATCCTGTGCAGGGCGGCTGACGGCATCGATGCCCAACGGCGTGACGCTTTCGCTGGAAGGCGGCGACGCGCAGTTGCTGTCGGCGGTGATTGAAGCGCTGGGGCGTTGCGATGTTCCGGCTGGCGTCTGA